From a region of the Lactuca sativa cultivar Salinas chromosome 4, Lsat_Salinas_v11, whole genome shotgun sequence genome:
- the LOC111904674 gene encoding acid phosphatase 1, whose translation MHTPTQTMASTLLFLLLTATTAIASPNIIHLLRPHSGSGGHKHSNLNCLSWRLAVETNNLQKWTQVPQACEDYIGHYMLGKQYRRDCDLVAAEAYEYAKALNLTGDGKDVWVFDIDETTLSNLPYYARDTVAFGAIPFNSTAFNAWVVEATAPAIPGSLKLYKKLLKLGLKIVFLTGSEEIYMEARVKNLKAVGYTTWEKLIMKGVGEGSGVVYKSKKRKELEEGGYRIRGNMGDQWSDLLGSNAGDRTFKVPDPMYYIG comes from the exons ATGCATACCCCAACACAAACCATGGCTTCCACGTTACTCTTCCTTCTCCTAACCGCCACAACAGCCATTGCATCTCCAAACATCATCCACTTGCTCAGGCCACATTCCGGCTCCGGCGGCCACAAGCATTCCAATCTCAACTGCTTGAGCTGGCGGCTGGCCGTCGAGACAAACAACCTCCAGAAATGGACCCAAGTCCCCCAAGCATGCGAAGACTATATCGGTCATTACATGCTCGGAAAACAATACCGCCGGGATTGTGACCTTGTCGCCGCCGAAGCCTATGAATATGCGAAAGCCCTCAACCTCACCGGAGACGGAAAGGACGTTTGGGTGTTCGACATTGATGAAACTACGCTCTCTAATCTCCCATATTACGCTCGCGACACCGTTGCCTTCGG GGCAATACCGTTTAACTCGACGGCATTCAACGCTTGGGTGGTGGAAGCAACGGCGCCGGCGATACCTGGGTCTCTTAAACTGTACAAAAAGTTGTTAAAATTAGGGTTGAAGATCGTGTTTCTCACCGGAAGCGAGGAGATTTACATGGAAGCCCGTGTGAAAAATTTGAAGGCAGTTGGTTATACTACGTGGGAAAAGCTAATCATGAA GGGGGTTGGGGAAGGAAGCGGAGTTGTGTACAAATCGAAGAAAAGGAAAGAGTTGGAGGAGGGTGGATATAGGATTCGTGGGAATATGGGAGATCAATGGAGTGATTTACTTGGAAGCAACGCCGGTGATCGGACGTTTAAAGTTCCCGATCCTATGTACTACATCGGATAG